CGAACCTCGTCCACATCGATGGGGCGCGGCTCATCGTCTCCGCGGCCCGGCGCACCGGAGCCACGGTGTACCGGATCCCTCTCGCCGACGGCGCCGCGGCGGGCGCGCCGGGCGATCTGACCGATGGCCGGCGCTACTACTCCGGCGCCTCCGCATCCGCGGACGGGAACTTCCTCGCCTTCACCGCCGAGGACGGCATGACGCCTCCGGACATCTTCATCACCTCGATGGACACGTTTCGTCCCGAGCGTCTGACCGACCTGAACCCGCAGGTGGCCGATCTCGCGCTCGGCGAGCAGGGGGTCGAGTCGTGGCCTTCGCGGGCCGGAGGAGAGGAGATCGAAGGCGTGCTCACGCTTCCCGTCGGGTACGAGGAAGGGGACCGCGTCCCGATGGTCCTCGTGATCCACGGCGGCCCTTCCGGCATCTCATCGGACCGTTTCAACGCGACGCGCGGCGCCTACCCGGTGCAGGTGTACGCGGGCATGGGATTCGCCGTGCTGCAGCCGAACTACCGGGGCTCGAGCGGCTACGGCGAGCGTTTTCGGGGTCTCAACCGCGGCGACATCTCGGGCCGGGACTGGGTCGACATCGACTCCGGGGTGGACGCCATGGTCGAGCGCGGAATCGCGGATCCCGAACGGCTCGCGGTGAGCGGATGGAGCTTCGGAGGCCACCACACCTACTGGGGGATCACGCAGACCGACCGCTTCAGGGCCGCGAGCGCGGGCGCCGGCGCGAACGACCTCATCTCCATGTACTCGCAGACGGACATCCCCGAATTCTACCACACGTATCTGGGTCCGAAGCCGTGGGAGGACTGGGATCTCTACGAGGAGCGCTCCGCGTACCGCCATGTTGAAAACGTGACGACACCGCTCCTGATCCAGGTGGGCGAAAGGGACGAGAGGGTGCCCGCTGAACAGAGCATCCAGTTCTTCGAGGCCGTCCGCGCCATCGGTAAGGCGCCGACGACCCTCGTGCTTTATCCCGATCAGCCACATGGTGTTAGATCCCCTCGTCTCCAGCGGGATCTCATGTCGAGAAACGTGGAATGGCTCACGCGCTGGGTCCTGGAGCCGGAAGCGCTGGTTCCGTGACGCCCTGTTGGGCCGCTACGTTCATTAACGACATGAAGGTACGCCCGCGGAGGAGGAGGATCGTGCGACGCTCCCGTCCGAGTCTTTGCGGTCTCGTGCTCGCGGCAGGCATGCTCGCGACAACAACCGGCCCGGCCGCGGCCCAGGAGGAGCCCGACGTCACGGAAGCCGGTCTCGCGCGCGGCGAGATGTTCTACCAGGCCCACTGCGGCCGGTGCCACGGCATGCTCGGCCAGGGGGGAGAGGGGCCGAGCCTGGCGCGCCCCACCCTGCCCCGCGCGCCGGACCACGAATCGCTCGTCGAGGTGATCCGGG
The DNA window shown above is from Candidatus Palauibacter polyketidifaciens and carries:
- a CDS encoding S9 family peptidase, producing MFLQRQGCAMRDVTFPGSRLLAAGSVLSLVLSTGLLAQESRPMTVEDVLALKSLSQVSVSPDGQWVAYVVTERDMGEDRQETDVWVVPAAGGPADVRQLTFRPGSDDSPVWHPSGEWLAFSSDREGVRQVYGIRPDGGEAWQVTSHETSVGSFRFAPNGRRLGFVASPSATEADRELEEVRGRPMVWDSVYTDQWSRLHVAEVEDNVAGEGVRWSPDGLHVVSFVWSPDSRAVAFGARSSPVLRTTYYGATYVQAGAEAEARSVTSIPGGENPVAWDDESGLIVSGTGQLLGTFNRQLWRVPFGADGSALDPVSLTGDLDANANLVHIDGARLIVSAARRTGATVYRIPLADGAAAGAPGDLTDGRRYYSGASASADGNFLAFTAEDGMTPPDIFITSMDTFRPERLTDLNPQVADLALGEQGVESWPSRAGGEEIEGVLTLPVGYEEGDRVPMVLVIHGGPSGISSDRFNATRGAYPVQVYAGMGFAVLQPNYRGSSGYGERFRGLNRGDISGRDWVDIDSGVDAMVERGIADPERLAVSGWSFGGHHTYWGITQTDRFRAASAGAGANDLISMYSQTDIPEFYHTYLGPKPWEDWDLYEERSAYRHVENVTTPLLIQVGERDERVPAEQSIQFFEAVRAIGKAPTTLVLYPDQPHGVRSPRLQRDLMSRNVEWLTRWVLEPEALVP